One window of Futiania mangrovi genomic DNA carries:
- a CDS encoding LolA family protein: MSIRHSLAATLAAAAAMLALLLAGPPAHSADLDAGDVRALDRISGWLNANPRLQAAFVQINPDGTIVDGTVYMWRPGRMRFEYRPPTPIRVIADGTWVVLEDMELDTQDRYPLSATPLSLLLDDEVDLKESALIEDVTRADGTIRVTARDRDNPDQGRIVIVFNEEPLALRQWIITDTQGQRTTVALKDVRTGMSLDPRLFVANDPLPQGPR; the protein is encoded by the coding sequence ATGAGTATTCGACACAGCCTTGCCGCCACACTCGCCGCCGCCGCTGCCATGCTTGCCCTGCTGCTGGCGGGGCCGCCGGCCCATTCTGCCGATCTCGATGCGGGAGACGTGCGTGCGCTCGACCGCATCAGCGGCTGGCTCAATGCCAATCCCCGCCTTCAGGCTGCCTTCGTGCAGATCAATCCGGACGGCACGATCGTCGACGGGACCGTCTACATGTGGCGGCCGGGCCGGATGCGGTTCGAATACCGGCCGCCGACGCCGATTCGCGTGATTGCCGATGGAACCTGGGTCGTGCTCGAGGACATGGAGCTTGACACCCAGGACCGCTACCCGCTTTCGGCAACGCCGCTTTCGCTCCTCCTCGACGACGAGGTCGACCTCAAGGAAAGCGCGCTGATCGAGGACGTGACCCGCGCCGACGGCACGATCCGCGTCACGGCCCGCGACCGCGACAACCCGGACCAGGGCCGGATCGTCATCGTCTTCAACGAGGAGCCGCTCGCGCTCCGGCAATGGATCATCACCGACACGCAGGGTCAGCGAACCACGGTCGCGCTGAAGGACGTGCGCACGGGAATGAGCCTCGATCCCAGGCTCTTCGTGGCCAACGATCCGCTGCCCCAGGGGCCGCGCTGA
- a CDS encoding glutamine synthetase family protein: MKDAARSPQDTRDRLAAWLAERQVSEVECIVADMNGLARGKILPTKKFLDTFDERSLRLPESIFLQTVTGDMIDSEVLSETEPDVILLPDPDTVRLVPWYDEPTAQIICDAVYKDGSPVTVAPRQVLKRILALYDQRGWKPVVAPEVEFYLCQKNVDPDYPLVPPIGKSGRQENARQPYGIDAVNEFDPLFEDVYDYCEEQAIDIDTLIHEAGAAQCEINFNHGDPLSLADQTFLFKRTVRQAALRHDVYATFMAKPYQGEPGSAMHIHQSILDVETGRNLFATPTGKDTALFKNYIAGLQKFLPGAMPLIAPNVNSYRRLIRDLSAPVNTHWGRENRTVGLRVPDSRPANRRVENRVPGADANPYLAIAATLACGYLGMRKRLKPTPEMTKSAYLSQRYALPRHILDALQKLKSATELREILGPDFVQVYLEVKLEEHHAYQQVISAWEREHLLLNV, from the coding sequence ATGAAAGACGCGGCCCGCAGTCCGCAGGATACCCGCGACCGCCTTGCCGCATGGCTTGCCGAACGGCAGGTCAGCGAGGTCGAGTGCATCGTCGCCGACATGAACGGCCTCGCGCGCGGCAAGATCCTGCCGACGAAGAAGTTTCTCGATACCTTCGACGAGCGTTCGTTGCGTCTTCCGGAATCGATCTTCCTGCAGACGGTGACCGGCGACATGATCGATTCCGAGGTGCTGTCGGAGACCGAGCCGGATGTGATTCTCCTGCCGGACCCCGACACCGTCCGCCTCGTGCCCTGGTATGACGAGCCGACCGCGCAGATCATCTGCGATGCCGTCTACAAGGACGGCAGCCCCGTGACGGTGGCGCCGCGCCAGGTGCTGAAGCGCATCCTCGCCCTCTACGACCAGCGGGGCTGGAAGCCCGTCGTCGCGCCGGAGGTCGAGTTCTACCTCTGCCAGAAGAACGTCGATCCCGACTACCCGCTGGTTCCGCCGATCGGAAAGTCCGGGCGGCAGGAGAACGCCCGCCAGCCCTATGGCATCGACGCGGTCAACGAGTTCGATCCGCTGTTCGAGGACGTCTACGACTATTGCGAGGAGCAGGCGATCGACATCGACACGCTGATCCACGAGGCGGGGGCGGCGCAGTGCGAGATCAACTTCAACCACGGCGACCCGCTGAGCCTCGCGGACCAGACATTCCTGTTCAAGCGGACCGTGCGCCAGGCGGCCCTGCGGCACGACGTGTACGCGACCTTCATGGCCAAGCCCTACCAGGGTGAACCCGGTAGTGCCATGCACATCCACCAGTCGATCCTCGATGTGGAGACGGGGCGAAACCTCTTCGCCACGCCAACGGGCAAGGACACCGCGCTCTTCAAGAACTACATCGCGGGCCTTCAGAAGTTCCTGCCCGGTGCGATGCCGCTGATCGCCCCGAACGTGAACTCCTACCGCCGCCTGATTCGCGACCTCTCGGCGCCCGTCAACACTCATTGGGGGCGGGAGAACCGAACCGTCGGCCTGCGCGTGCCCGATTCCCGGCCCGCGAACCGGCGCGTCGAGAACCGGGTGCCCGGTGCCGACGCCAATCCCTATCTCGCCATCGCGGCGACGCTTGCCTGCGGCTACCTCGGCATGCGCAAGCGGCTGAAGCCGACGCCCGAGATGACGAAGAGTGCCTATCTCTCCCAGCGGTACGCGCTTCCCCGCCACATCCTCGACGCGCTACAGAAGCTGAAGTCCGCGACCGAACTGCGGGAAATTCTCGGGCCCGACTTCGTCCAGGTCTACCTGGAGGTCAAGCTGGAGGAGCACCACGCCTACCAGCAGGTGATTTCGGCCTGGGAGCGGGAGCACCTGCTGCTCAACGTCTGA